In a single window of the Eshraghiella crossota genome:
- a CDS encoding alpha-amylase family glycosyl hydrolase — translation MIKLKKLSAIALAAVMAASALTGCGSKKDKSTVTTTPTDLSDEQPTTVDTSKETSSDTKDDSNSEKSFGLTQKTADGTILQCFSWSFNTIKDSLEDIALAGYSTIQTSPVNACYNGGDAGTDLNGSGKWYYHYQPTDWTIGNYQLGTKEEFKSMCEEADKYGIKVIVDVVPNHTTKSTEALGEGLLNAVGGIDNLYHKKGKDEVSNYKDRGECTHQAVGGLFDVNTENIAFQNYFINYMNECIACGADGFRFDTAKHIGLPDDPVEDSSMPNTFWTNVLSKLDNKDNLFIYGEVLQDGGDRIADYIDTLGAATASSYGYTVRGALQTGNLDVRNLTNYGIGNAKPNIVTWVESHDNYTGDDATYSKITNEDIVLGWTVLTAQKTGTPLFFSRPYNASSDLMWGTFNKIGMSGDYLYKNSAITAANRFRNAMAGEEQNIFNPSDSTSVIFIERGKKGLAIVNASIKPYEFNVETSLADGEYKDRVSGNTYTVKDGKISGTIENKSTIILYNDGYLELAPAAIVKVDDSVTGSYNTDSIEVKLHVENATEGEYSVDGASPVAYKDNDTITIGAGKNSQETTTLKLTAVNEAGNKTAMTYIFRKQATLTGSIEVTFVKPDSWGDKVYAYVYDETTEAPTVIENAAWPGVEMEHVEGNKYRYTFEKNWEGYEPLIIFNDSNNQSNEAMEPGENVINGKEYTCN, via the coding sequence ATGATTAAACTAAAAAAATTATCTGCCATCGCTCTTGCTGCCGTTATGGCTGCATCCGCTCTTACTGGCTGTGGCAGCAAAAAAGACAAATCTACAGTAACAACAACTCCAACGGATTTATCCGATGAACAGCCAACAACAGTTGACACAAGTAAAGAAACATCATCTGACACCAAAGACGATTCCAATTCAGAGAAGTCTTTCGGATTAACACAAAAAACTGCTGACGGAACAATCCTTCAGTGTTTCTCATGGTCTTTTAACACCATTAAAGATTCTTTGGAAGACATTGCCCTTGCAGGTTATTCAACGATTCAGACATCCCCTGTCAATGCATGTTATAACGGTGGTGACGCCGGAACAGACCTTAACGGTTCCGGTAAATGGTACTATCACTATCAGCCAACAGACTGGACAATCGGCAACTACCAGCTTGGAACAAAAGAAGAATTCAAGTCCATGTGTGAAGAAGCTGACAAATACGGAATAAAAGTAATTGTCGATGTTGTTCCTAACCACACAACCAAGTCAACCGAAGCTCTGGGAGAAGGACTCCTTAATGCAGTTGGCGGTATAGATAACCTTTACCATAAGAAAGGAAAAGATGAAGTATCAAATTACAAAGACAGAGGCGAATGTACTCACCAGGCAGTTGGCGGTCTTTTTGATGTTAATACTGAAAATATTGCCTTCCAGAATTATTTTATCAACTATATGAACGAATGTATCGCATGCGGAGCTGACGGATTCAGATTTGATACAGCCAAACATATCGGTCTGCCTGATGACCCTGTAGAAGATTCTTCAATGCCAAATACTTTCTGGACAAATGTTCTCTCCAAACTTGACAATAAAGATAATCTTTTTATCTACGGTGAAGTTCTTCAGGATGGCGGAGACAGGATTGCAGATTATATTGATACACTTGGAGCTGCTACCGCAAGTTCTTACGGATATACGGTAAGAGGTGCTCTCCAGACAGGTAACCTTGATGTACGCAATCTGACCAACTATGGAATTGGCAATGCTAAGCCTAATATTGTAACATGGGTTGAATCACATGACAATTACACCGGTGATGATGCTACATATTCAAAAATAACCAATGAAGATATTGTTCTCGGATGGACAGTTTTAACTGCCCAGAAAACAGGTACACCTCTCTTCTTCTCAAGACCATACAATGCATCTTCAGATTTGATGTGGGGTACATTTAACAAAATCGGAATGTCAGGTGATTACCTCTACAAAAACAGTGCCATTACAGCTGCAAACCGTTTCAGAAATGCAATGGCCGGTGAAGAACAGAACATTTTCAATCCATCAGATTCAACAAGTGTTATTTTCATTGAAAGAGGCAAAAAAGGTCTTGCCATTGTAAATGCTTCAATTAAACCTTATGAATTTAACGTTGAAACCAGTCTCGCCGATGGTGAATATAAAGACAGAGTTTCCGGAAATACATACACGGTAAAAGATGGTAAAATATCAGGAACTATAGAAAATAAATCAACCATCATTCTCTATAATGACGGTTACTTAGAGCTTGCTCCTGCCGCCATAGTAAAAGTAGATGATTCCGTAACAGGTTCATACAATACTGACAGCATTGAGGTAAAACTTCATGTGGAAAATGCAACTGAAGGTGAATACTCGGTTGACGGTGCTTCTCCTGTGGCATATAAGGATAATGACACAATAACAATTGGTGCAGGCAAAAATTCCCAGGAAACAACAACGCTTAAACTTACCGCTGTTAATGAAGCAGGCAACAAAACAGCCATGACATATATCTTCAGAAAACAGGCAACACTTACAGGAAGTATTGAAGTTACGTTTGTCAAACCGGATTCATGGGGCGATAAAGTATATGCTTATGTATATGATGAAACAACAGAAGCTCCAACTGTTATCGAAAATGCAGCATGGCCCGGTGTTGAAATGGAACACGTAGAAGGTAACAAATACAGATATACTTTTGAAAAGAACTGGGAAGGTTATGAACCTCTTATCATTTTCAATGACAGTAATAACCAGTCAAACGAAGCAATGGAACCTGGTGAGAATGTTATAAATGGTAAGGAATACACATGTAACTAA
- the lepA gene encoding translation elongation factor 4: protein MAHIDQSKIRNFCIVAHIDHGKSTLADRIMEKTGLLTSREMQEQVLDNMDLERERGITIKAQAVRVIYNAKDGEEYIFNLIDTPGHVDFNYEVSRSLAACEGAILVVDAAQGIEAQTLANVYLALDHDLEVFPVINKIDLPSADPERVKEEIEDVIGIEAQDAPLISAKTGLNIDDVLEAIVHKLPAPKGDASAPLQALIFDSVYDSYKGVIVFCRIKEGTVKKGTRIRMMATGAEADVVEVGYFGAGQYIPCDELSAGLVGYIMASIKNVKDTRVGDTITDALRPCDNPLPGYKKVNPMVYCGLYPADGAHYEDLKEALEKLQLNDASLSFEPETSLALGFGFRCGFLGLLHLEIIQERLEREYNLDLVTTAPGVVYKVHKTDGTVIDITNPSNLPDPSEIEYMEEPIVDAEIMVTSEYVGAIMTLCQERRGEYIGMEYIEGTRALIKYVLPLNEIIYDFFDALKSRSRGYASFDYQMKGYQKSKLCKLDLLVNKEEVDALSFIVFEGSAYERGRKMCEKLKEEIPRQLFEIPIQAAIGSKIIARETVKAMRKDVLAKCYGGDISRKKKLLEKQKEGKKRMRQIGNVEIPQKAFMSVLKLDEE from the coding sequence ATGGCACATATCGACCAGAGTAAAATCAGAAATTTCTGTATAGTAGCACATATAGACCATGGCAAGTCCACACTTGCAGACAGAATTATGGAAAAAACAGGGCTTTTAACCAGCAGGGAGATGCAGGAGCAGGTTCTTGATAATATGGATCTTGAGAGAGAGCGTGGCATTACAATTAAAGCACAGGCAGTCAGGGTTATATATAATGCCAAGGATGGGGAGGAATATATTTTTAACCTTATTGATACTCCGGGACACGTTGATTTTAATTATGAGGTTTCAAGAAGCCTTGCGGCCTGTGAGGGTGCTATTCTTGTTGTTGATGCCGCTCAGGGAATAGAGGCACAGACACTTGCCAATGTGTATCTTGCGCTTGACCATGATTTAGAGGTTTTTCCGGTAATCAATAAGATAGATCTTCCGAGTGCGGACCCGGAGAGGGTTAAAGAAGAAATAGAAGATGTGATCGGTATAGAAGCACAGGATGCACCTCTTATTTCCGCAAAAACAGGACTTAATATTGATGATGTACTTGAGGCAATAGTCCATAAACTTCCTGCACCAAAGGGTGATGCTTCAGCACCTTTGCAGGCACTTATTTTTGACTCTGTTTATGATTCATATAAAGGCGTAATTGTATTTTGCCGCATTAAAGAGGGAACAGTAAAAAAAGGAACACGCATCCGTATGATGGCTACAGGTGCAGAAGCTGATGTAGTTGAAGTAGGATATTTCGGTGCAGGCCAGTATATTCCTTGTGACGAACTTTCAGCAGGTCTTGTAGGATATATAATGGCAAGTATTAAAAATGTAAAAGATACCAGAGTCGGAGATACGATTACTGATGCATTAAGACCATGCGATAACCCGCTTCCGGGATATAAAAAAGTTAATCCTATGGTATATTGCGGTCTTTATCCTGCCGATGGAGCACATTATGAAGATCTTAAAGAAGCACTTGAAAAGCTTCAGTTAAACGATGCCTCTTTATCTTTTGAACCGGAGACTTCCCTTGCTTTGGGATTTGGTTTCAGATGTGGATTTCTTGGACTTCTGCATCTTGAGATAATTCAGGAAAGACTTGAAAGAGAATATAATCTTGACCTTGTAACAACAGCACCGGGTGTTGTATATAAGGTTCATAAAACCGATGGCACCGTAATTGATATTACCAATCCATCCAATCTTCCGGATCCTTCTGAAATAGAATATATGGAGGAACCTATTGTAGATGCCGAAATTATGGTTACTTCTGAATATGTGGGCGCCATAATGACTCTTTGTCAGGAAAGGCGAGGAGAGTATATCGGTATGGAATATATCGAAGGGACAAGAGCACTTATAAAATACGTTCTTCCTCTTAATGAAATAATATATGATTTTTTTGATGCTTTAAAATCACGCTCAAGAGGGTATGCTTCTTTTGACTATCAGATGAAAGGTTACCAGAAATCAAAACTTTGCAAGTTAGACCTTTTAGTCAATAAGGAAGAAGTGGATGCACTTTCATTTATTGTATTTGAAGGAAGTGCGTATGAACGTGGAAGAAAAATGTGCGAAAAGTTAAAAGAAGAGATACCAAGACAACTTTTTGAAATTCCTATTCAGGCAGCTATAGGAAGTAAAATTATTGCCAGGGAGACCGTAAAAGCAATGAGAAAAGATGTGCTTGCAAAATGTTACGGCGGTGATATTTCACGTAAGAAGAAACTTCTCGAAAAACAGAAAGAAGGAAAGAAACGTATGAGGCAGATAGGCAATGTCGAGATACCTCAGAAAGCGTTTATGAGTGTACTCAAACTTGATGAAGAATAG
- a CDS encoding DUF5662 family protein — protein sequence MIKPENIKGHLETITRHRHEVIKNCFRAGIGFQGLFHDLSKYSPTELIQGFKYYQGNRSPNEKERELYGYSKAWLHHKGRNKHHYEYWNDYNPRTKRLEAVKMPTRYFVEMVCDRIAASSIYAGDDYKNDAALKYLERSRDHMFIHKETLDELTYVLKMLAEKGEKPTFRYLRKKVWKDRWKK from the coding sequence ATGATTAAACCGGAAAATATAAAAGGCCATCTTGAAACAATAACAAGACACCGTCATGAAGTAATTAAGAACTGCTTCAGGGCGGGAATAGGCTTTCAGGGATTATTTCATGATTTATCCAAATATTCCCCTACAGAACTGATACAGGGTTTTAAGTATTATCAGGGAAACAGAAGTCCTAATGAAAAAGAACGGGAACTTTACGGATATTCCAAAGCATGGCTTCATCACAAGGGGCGCAATAAACATCATTATGAATACTGGAATGATTATAATCCCAGGACCAAAAGACTTGAAGCTGTCAAAATGCCTACAAGATATTTTGTTGAAATGGTATGTGACAGAATAGCTGCAAGCAGTATATATGCAGGTGATGATTATAAAAATGACGCAGCGTTGAAGTATCTTGAAAGAAGCAGGGACCATATGTTTATCCATAAGGAAACGTTGGATGAACTGACGTATGTTCTTAAAATGCTGGCTGAAAAGGGTGAAAAACCTACTTTCAGATATTTAAGGAAGAAAGTGTGGAAAGACCGTTGGAAGAAATAG
- the hemW gene encoding radical SAM family heme chaperone HemW: MERPLEEIGIYVHIPFCVSKCLYCDFLSGKSDYDERKLYTAAIVKEIDNFNIPWNEYKVKTLFFGGGTPSLLETELFDDIVTSLIKKFSFKKNIEFTVECNPGTVSKDKVDFYRQSGVNRISFGLQSANDKELERLGRIHKFRDFERSFDLVFNSGIENINADIMSSLPCQTVSDYKRTLQKVLDFPIRHISSYSLIIEEGTPFYIMNEKGTLKLPDEDEERDMYYMTETLLNEKGFNRYEISNYAMPGYECEHNKIYWQRGNYIGFGAGAASLMDDVRYSNVRDVKKYIENPCGYDGIEKLSLNDRMAEYMFLGMRMMSGVSISMFRQLFGTDMMNVYREPIDKHIKEGLLYMGNDRLRLTKKGIDLSNYVFCDFLVG, encoded by the coding sequence GTGGAAAGACCGTTGGAAGAAATAGGAATATATGTTCATATACCATTTTGTGTGTCCAAATGTCTATATTGCGATTTCCTGTCAGGAAAATCAGATTATGATGAACGAAAACTTTATACTGCTGCAATTGTCAAGGAAATAGACAATTTTAACATACCATGGAATGAATATAAGGTAAAAACACTATTTTTTGGTGGGGGAACCCCATCTCTTCTTGAGACAGAATTATTTGACGATATAGTTACAAGTCTGATTAAGAAATTTTCATTTAAAAAAAATATAGAATTTACAGTGGAATGTAATCCCGGAACCGTGAGTAAGGATAAGGTTGATTTTTACAGGCAAAGCGGTGTTAACAGGATATCTTTCGGGCTGCAGTCCGCTAATGACAAAGAACTTGAAAGACTTGGACGTATTCATAAATTCAGAGATTTTGAAAGGTCATTTGATTTAGTATTTAATTCCGGAATAGAAAATATAAATGCAGATATTATGTCATCACTTCCATGCCAGACTGTTTCCGATTATAAAAGAACCTTACAGAAAGTGCTGGATTTTCCAATCAGACATATATCTTCATACAGTCTCATTATTGAGGAAGGTACTCCTTTTTATATAATGAATGAAAAAGGAACTTTAAAGCTTCCTGACGAAGATGAGGAAAGAGATATGTATTATATGACAGAAACCCTGCTTAATGAAAAAGGTTTTAACCGGTATGAAATTTCTAATTATGCCATGCCCGGATATGAATGTGAACACAACAAAATATACTGGCAGAGAGGCAATTATATAGGTTTTGGAGCAGGTGCGGCTTCGCTTATGGATGATGTAAGATATTCAAATGTAAGAGATGTAAAAAAATACATTGAAAACCCTTGCGGATATGACGGGATTGAAAAATTGTCATTAAATGACCGTATGGCTGAATACATGTTTTTAGGAATGAGAATGATGAGCGGAGTCAGTATAAGTATGTTCAGACAGTTATTCGGAACAGATATGATGAATGTATACAGGGAACCAATAGACAAACATATAAAAGAAGGACTTTTATATATGGGCAATGACAGGTTACGGCTTACAAAGAAGGGCATTGACCTGAGTAATTACGTCTTTTGTGACTTTCTGGTGGGTTGA
- the leuS gene encoding leucine--tRNA ligase: MRHDFKKIEPKWQAKWEESKIFRAVDGSEKPKFYGLVEFPYPSGAGMHVGHIKAYSSIEVVSRKRRMQGYNVLFPIGFDAYGLPTENYAIKTKTHPRIITDKNIARFSEQLKRVGFSFDWDRVIDTTEEGFYKWTQWIFLKMFENGLVYRDKALVNYCPSCKVVLSNEDSQGGKCDICHSEVVQKSKVVWYLRITKYADKLLKGLDKVDYPDNIKQQQINWIGKSTGAFVDFAVDGIDEKLKIYTTRPDTLFGVTFMVIAPEHPFIDKYSDKIKNMDDVLNYRNECAKKSEFERTQLVKDKTGVKLEGFEAVNPITGKKIPVFIADYVMMGYGTGAIMAVPAHDQRDYDFAKKFGVDIIPVIEGGNIEEAAYTGEGRMINSDFLNGLSKKKECISKMIEKLEALGVGKAGVQYKMKDWAFNRQRYWGEPIPIVHCPCCGDVAVPYDELPLKLPEVENFEPGTEGESPLAKIDSFVNCKCPKCGKDAKRETDTMPQWAGSSWYFLRYIDPHNSECFADREKINYWMPVDWYNGGMEHVTRHMIYSRFWHQFLYDLGLVNTSEPYAKRSAQGLILGPDGDKMSKSKGNVIDPLDIVNEYGADTLRTYVLFMGDYGDATPWNDSSVKGCKRFIERVAALTDLVSDEPVPAKLESSIHKTIKKVSADIEEMKFNTAIAALMTLINEIYAVGHITKDDLIIFIKLLCPFAPHICEEIYSELGEDGFLSVAEWPEYDEAKTVDASVEIAIQINGKVKSTLEIANGEAKDKVLELAKKDEKIASLIDGKTIVKEIYVPNKIVNIVVK, translated from the coding sequence ATGAGACACGATTTTAAAAAAATTGAACCAAAGTGGCAGGCAAAATGGGAAGAAAGCAAGATTTTCAGAGCTGTAGACGGTTCTGAAAAGCCTAAGTTTTACGGACTTGTTGAATTTCCATATCCAAGTGGAGCCGGAATGCATGTTGGACATATTAAAGCATATTCAAGTATAGAAGTAGTATCAAGAAAGAGACGTATGCAGGGATACAACGTATTGTTTCCTATCGGATTTGATGCGTATGGACTTCCTACAGAGAATTATGCAATTAAGACAAAGACACATCCAAGAATTATTACAGATAAAAATATTGCAAGATTTTCAGAACAGCTTAAGAGAGTAGGATTTTCTTTTGACTGGGACAGAGTTATAGACACTACAGAAGAAGGCTTCTATAAATGGACTCAGTGGATTTTCCTTAAAATGTTTGAGAACGGACTCGTATACAGGGATAAAGCACTTGTTAATTACTGTCCTTCATGCAAGGTTGTATTGTCTAATGAGGACAGCCAGGGTGGTAAGTGTGATATCTGTCATAGTGAAGTTGTGCAGAAATCAAAAGTTGTATGGTATTTAAGAATTACGAAATATGCAGATAAGCTCTTAAAGGGACTTGATAAAGTTGATTATCCTGATAATATCAAGCAGCAGCAGATTAACTGGATTGGCAAGTCAACAGGTGCTTTTGTTGATTTTGCGGTAGACGGAATTGATGAAAAACTTAAAATATACACAACAAGACCTGACACATTGTTTGGTGTAACATTTATGGTTATTGCACCGGAGCATCCGTTTATTGATAAGTATTCAGATAAGATTAAGAATATGGACGATGTTCTTAATTACAGAAATGAATGTGCCAAAAAGTCTGAGTTTGAAAGAACACAGCTTGTAAAAGATAAGACAGGTGTTAAACTTGAAGGCTTTGAAGCAGTTAATCCTATAACAGGCAAGAAAATACCCGTATTTATAGCAGATTATGTAATGATGGGATATGGTACAGGTGCTATCATGGCCGTTCCTGCCCATGACCAGAGAGACTATGATTTTGCGAAGAAGTTTGGTGTGGATATTATTCCTGTAATTGAAGGCGGCAACATTGAGGAAGCTGCATATACAGGTGAAGGCAGGATGATTAATTCTGATTTTCTTAACGGACTTTCAAAGAAAAAAGAATGTATCTCGAAGATGATCGAAAAACTTGAAGCATTAGGCGTTGGTAAAGCAGGAGTCCAGTATAAGATGAAAGACTGGGCATTCAACAGACAGAGATACTGGGGCGAACCTATTCCTATTGTTCATTGTCCATGCTGTGGGGATGTGGCAGTTCCTTATGATGAACTTCCTTTAAAACTTCCGGAAGTTGAGAACTTTGAACCGGGAACAGAGGGTGAATCACCGCTTGCTAAGATTGATTCGTTTGTCAACTGTAAATGTCCAAAGTGCGGAAAAGATGCAAAGAGAGAGACTGATACAATGCCTCAGTGGGCAGGTTCTTCATGGTATTTCTTAAGATACATTGACCCACATAACTCAGAATGTTTTGCAGACAGGGAAAAGATTAACTATTGGATGCCTGTAGACTGGTATAACGGTGGAATGGAACATGTTACAAGACATATGATTTATTCAAGATTCTGGCATCAGTTCCTCTATGATCTTGGACTTGTCAATACAAGTGAGCCTTATGCAAAACGTAGTGCACAGGGACTTATTCTTGGACCTGACGGAGATAAGATGAGTAAATCCAAGGGTAATGTAATCGACCCTCTTGATATTGTTAATGAATATGGTGCTGATACCCTCAGAACTTATGTATTATTCATGGGTGATTATGGTGATGCGACACCTTGGAATGACAGCTCTGTTAAGGGATGTAAGAGATTTATAGAAAGAGTAGCGGCACTTACAGATTTAGTAAGTGATGAACCGGTACCTGCAAAACTTGAGTCATCAATCCACAAGACAATTAAGAAGGTTTCTGCCGATATCGAAGAAATGAAATTTAATACGGCGATTGCCGCTCTTATGACACTTATTAATGAGATATATGCGGTAGGACATATTACAAAAGATGATTTAATAATTTTCATAAAACTTCTTTGTCCTTTTGCACCACATATCTGTGAGGAAATATATTCAGAACTGGGAGAAGACGGTTTCCTTTCTGTAGCAGAGTGGCCTGAATATGATGAAGCAAAGACAGTTGATGCAAGCGTTGAAATTGCTATCCAGATTAATGGTAAAGTCAAGTCAACTCTTGAAATTGCCAATGGTGAAGCTAAGGATAAAGTCCTTGAACTTGCAAAGAAAGATGAGAAGATAGCATCACTTATTGACGGAAAAACTATTGTAAAGGAAATATATGTTCCTAATAAGATTGTAAATATTGTTGTTAAATAA